The following nucleotide sequence is from Apium graveolens cultivar Ventura chromosome 4, ASM990537v1, whole genome shotgun sequence.
TGCCACAGGTCTGCTTGATTCCAAAGACAACCTCCGAAGCTTTATGAAACCTGAAAAGTTTGAGGAGGCAAAGATGTTGTTTCACTCTAACGTCGTTGTCGTTGCTCCTAACCCCTCTGTTCACGCTGATTACTATAAAATAGGATGGGTATGCTTTTACTACTATCCTTTTGATGTTGGTCTTACGTTTCCTTTTTTCAAGTTTATGCCCAAGGTTTTGAAATCCCTTAATGTGTCACCAGGGCAACTGATGCCCTTTGCATGGAGAACCCTGGCTTGTTTAGACGCTATTGATGCAAAGCATCATCTATGAATGAATGTTGAGGTTGTGAAATATTGATATTGCTTAAAGAAGTTTAACGGTTGTAGAGTTGGATTTAGCAATAAGAACACTGATGATCCATTGATATTGAACAATGACAATGTTAATGATCGTAACCGGAGAAATGATTACTTTTCTGTCGAGAAGAAATCACTTGGTGATGATGCTGATTACCTGTTGGATCGTTGGAACAACTTAGGTGTCTCAACTATTTTTTTTGTTCAATTTTTGTTGGTATTACTTCTACTTTTCTAGATTTTTCGTCGTTTGCTATTGCATGTCAATTACCCAATATACACCCAATCTGTCAAATAGGCAACTCTCTTAACAAGATCTGAGTATTAACTCCACACAAATGTTAATCACATTGATTGTTGATCTCTTGTTATCTTTCTGACTTTGCATGTCTATTTCCATATAATTAAATTTGTTACCTTTTTTATGTGCTTTGAATAGATCTGGGGTTTGAACCCGACCAAAACGTCACTTCATCCAAAGTTATTGTAGAAAAAATTTGTGCCTTTTTCTTCCGGTGAAAGAATCTGGCCTAATTGTCTTGGTCGTACCATTCGCAATATTGGAACTGTCGATGTGGATGAATTTTTTGCAAAGATGAAAAAGAACCCTGCCAATCGTGACGAAAGTGCTTCTGGAAAGGCTATCATGAGGACTGCTACTAGTCGTACGAGGAGCAAACAAGCTGTTACCCCTATCGCGAGATCTTCTCAGTCTGTCCAAAGTCTTTCGTCGGAATCAGGAGATAGTCCAAAAAGTATCAAAGGAGTTGAGATGAGTTCTGGTCGCCTCTATGCAAAAGGTATACGTCAATTTTCATTATTGTTGGCGTATTTCTTTTTTGCATTTTGCTTTTCAACCTTTATTTTAACTTGGATTGAACCTTTCTTCCTCATTGTAGAGTTTAAGCCACCTGCCATTAAGCCTTTGTTTGTTTTGAGTCGTGATTTGTTTAAGAGGGCTCGTGATGAAAAATCAACCGAGACTGAGTCTTCCAAAGCCCTTTTGATGTTTAGCCCTGTCAGTACCCCTATTACGAAGAAATTACGAGTCGACCCTTCAGCTATCAAGTCAGAATCATTTGTTCCCTTGGTTATTCAAAATTACGATGTTACTGCCGACCCTTCCACTTTTGCTCATATGCTGAATGATATGTTACTCCCCCAATCCATGAAAGCTCTTTTTGTAAAGTATGTCAATGCTATCATGAGTGATACTGCTGGTTATTCTTTCCATGTAAGTCTTGTCATAAATTTGCACATATagtcttttttcttttctttcctaattACAATTCATTCAACAAACTCTTCAAAGCATCATGGTGGCTCGTGAAGTGTATAATCACGACATGAAAAAGCTCAAAGAGTTGGAGGATGATCAGAAGTGTGCCCCTAAGATTCAAGCTGCAGAGGAGTTGGATTTTAACAATCTCAAAGCAATTAAAGATATCCAGAATGAGTTGGAAGAATTTTCTTCTAAAGTTCAGGCACTGGAGAAGGATATGCGCGACGAAGCGGAGAAAGCTGTTCATCAACAGATTATGCGGAATCGAGTTGACATGATGCTCGAATATGACATTGGTGAATGGAACTCATGGGATGTACTCGAAACTGTAAAGGTTTACAATGAAGAATTTCCCGATGATGCTTTTTCCCTTGATGAGTTCAAGAATCCTAGTGACGTTGATACTAAGATGAAGTCGCCTAAAGATGATGATCCTGATGATGCATAATCAGTTATCTCTTGCTTGATCATGAATTTGTTTCTCTTTGCTAATAACTTATTTTGTTTTGGTACTCTTGTTGATCTCGTTATGCTCAATCCTTGTTTTGCATTTATGCGGGGgatttatggttttattttgttggaTTTTGGACCCTAACATTTGACGTATCTTTATGTATGtcaattataaatttaatttatgtTGTTATCTTATCATTTGTTTTTACTTGTGTGTTCTAAGTGTACCTTTAATTTGCTCCTTTTTATAGTAGTTGTCTTCTTTACGAGGTGTCGCATACGTGACTTAGCAATTTGTAAAAAGATTTTAGACGTTAGCTAGTTGTATAATTTGTAAAGCCAAATCCTTCTATATGTTGTCACTAAAAATATAAACATTATAATGAATTACTTGTCATAACGAAGTAATCACTTACGTTACTTTGTAAGACAAGCTTTTATCCCGTCGTCATTATGTATCTTAACGATTTAATTCTTTATTTCAAATCTAATTGTAATTGTCAATTTGTTTTATTTGATACATCAATACACGTTGGTACATGCACTCGTAGAGTGGTTAAGAGGCCTTTATCCCTCTTGAAACTAACCAAATATATTACTAAATTTGTTAGTATAACGTGAACGTGTATAAATGTTATTCATCTTTGTAGTAATTTCAATAATATATGCATATCGACTATAACTGTTGCTTGCTTATAGCAATTTTATTCGAAGCAACACAATTGTAGTTGGGGGATCAGCCCTTGTGTTCATAGTTGGCACGTTTTCTTTGTCGTGTATTAATATACATAATTACTATAAAAACAACTATAGTAAAGTAGACTTATGTAAACACAAGTAAATCTAGAAGACAAGCATAATAAGTAGAAATGATTTGCATAATCACGTAACTTGTGATgcaaaacataaggaataaaaaACATGAGATCAAGTTTCTTCAAGTAAAACGTCATACCAATATAAGCAAAATTCGATAATCAACTATGTCCTAGCGACTTATTTATCCAAAAATTCCTAAAAACTGAATTTAAAAGATAAGTTAGAAAACTTTACATGTGATAAAGCTTTAAGTGTAAAGCGTTCCAGCTTCTTGGTACTTGAATGCCGTCCAAACTCGATAACCGATAAGCCTCACATCCAACAACTGCATCAATAAAGTAAGGTCCTTCCCAGGTGTCGGCAAACTTTCCTGTTGTCACATCCAAAGTGTTTTGGAATGTCTTCCTCAATACCAAGTCGCCAACACGGAAGGCTCTTACATGGACATGTTTGTTATGTGTGTTGGCAACCCTCTGTTGGTAAGATGCCAAACAAATTTTTTCCATCTCTCGAAGCTCGTCCACTGTATCTACGACATGTGCCAATTCTTTAACGTTCATATCAGTTTTCAACAATCCATACCTGGCAGTGGGCATCATGATCTCTGTTGGTAAGACAGTTTCAGTCCCATATACTAAGCTGTAAGGTGTCTGTCTAGTTGACGTCTTAGGAGTAGTCATGTGTGACCACAATACCCAAGGCAATTCCTTTGCCCATTTTCCCTTGCATGAAGTCATTCTTCTCTTGAGGTTGTTGATTAAAATCTTATTGCTTGATTCAACCTGTCTATTGGCTTGAGGGTATCTTGGTATCGACTTGATCAAGTTTATGTTCCACTGTTTGTACAATGCTTCCGTCTTGTCGTTTAAAAACTGCGATCCGTTATCACATATGATTTCAGATGGTACACCAAACTTTAATAGAATATTCCTTTTTATGAATGATATGACCTCTTTCAACGTGACTTGTTTGAACTCTTCTGCTTCGATCCATTTTGAAAAATAATCTGTCATGGCCAGCATGAACACTTTCTGTCTTGGTGCCGGTGACATCTTCCCCACGATGTCCATCCCCCATTTCATAAAAGGCCAAGAGGGAATAGACATGTTGAGACACTCAGATGGTTGATGTATGATGGGTGCATGTCTCTGGAAGGCGTCACATTTCTTCGTGTAATCTAGTGTATCTTATCTTAATGTTGGCCAGTAATAGCCCAAGTGTAATATCTTCAACGAAAGATTTCTTCCGTTAGTATGATTCCCACACTCTCCTTCATGTGCATCCCTCAAAACCATGTCAGCCTCATGTTTCTTCAAGCACCTTTGGAGTAATCCTGTAGAGGACTTCTTGAAAAGCTCATCATCCACAACCGTAAACCTCGACGCCTTCATCCTAAGGGTTCTTGCTTCATTGTTATCGTTGGGCTTAATTCTAAGTTGTAAGTAGTCTTTGTATGTTTGAATCCATCTATCCATGACCTCACTTACGTTGTTGTCATGTTGATCGAGGGCTAATACTTCCATGTCGTGAACCAGCCTCTCAACAGCAGGTTTCATGATATGAATAACTAGAATGTTGCTTAAGTTGAGGCCTTTAAAAATAGCCCCATACCAGCTAGTGCATATTCTTGAACATTGTTCTTCTTAGGCACTTGTTGTATATTGAATGTGTCAAAGTAGCTCGTCAATCTTTTGGTGGCGTCTAAGTACGAAATCATCTTGGGGTCCTTTGTTTCATAAGAACCATTAACATGATTGACAATCAATAATGAATCACAGTTTACATCAATGTTTTTGACCTTCATGTCCTTGACCGCCCGCCTTCAAGTGAACTCTTGGACTGACTGGTTGTTACGCCGACCACCAGGTCGTGAGGTATACTCGGCCTCATTATTAGTTTCTTCAAAATCAAATCATATTGAATATGATAGTATATCCCCCTATGGTGATTTGAGTACAAGCCCCAATCCTGTTCCATTCATATTTGATGCTTCATCCGTGTATAATGTCCATGGCTTATCATCTGCCCTTGTAATGACTTGTCGAAACTTGTCCTCAGCCACCGTCATTTGGCTCGGACTGAAATCAGCCATAAAGTCAGCTAAGGATTGTGATTTTCTAGCCGTCCTAGTGTCATACGTGATGTCATAAGTGCTTAGACGTATGGCCCATTTCGCCATTCTTCCCGTCAAGTCTGGTTTGCTCAAAACATTCCTCAAAGGAAATTTGTCATAACATGTATTTTTTGTGATTCAAAATAATGCCTCAGTTTAGCTGAAGTCATGGCCAATGCAAGTACTAGTTTTTCAAGAGACGTGTACCTTATCTCCGCATCTACCAAGCTTTTGCTGACGTAATAAGTGGGTGACTGGACGCCTTCACTTTCTTTGACGAGCAGTCCACTTACAGCATAATCTGTAACAGATAAGTAAACATAAATGTCCTCTGCTTTAAGAGGCTTAGACAAGAGTGAAAGGGTAGTGAGATAATTCTTCAAGTCGTTAAGTGCAGCTTCATATTTTTCTGACCACACCCcttatttttttctcaaaacatAATAGAAGAGTTTACATCTGTCTGATGACCGTGAGATAAACATGTTCAAGGTTGCAACCCTTCCCGTCAATTTCTGGACATCTTTAATATTCGATGGACTTTTCAACTTGAAAATTTCCTTAATTTGTTATGGGCTAGCCTCAATGCTCCTCCTGGTCACCATGTGTCCAAGAAATTTTTCGGATGATACAACAAAATTGCATTTGGAGGGGTTGAGTTTCATGTTGTATGATCTCAATATGTCAAACACTTCTTATAAGTCATGAACGTGATTTTTTGCATATACTGATTTAACCACCATTTCATCGATGTAAACTTCCATTATTTGACCTATTTGATCTTTGAACATCTTATTGACGAGTCTCTGAAATGTTGCCACTACATTACGTAGTCCAAAAGGCATAGCTAATAGAAATATATCACCCTGCCTATAATAAATGTTGTATTCTCACAATCAGACGGCTCCATTTAGATTTGATTAAAGCCACTTGACGCATCCAAGAACGTTAGTAATTCAAGTCCAGTTGTTGAATCCATCATGATGTCGATGTGGGGTAATGGATAGGGGTCCTTGGGGCAAGCTTTGTTCAAGTCCGTGTAGTCAACACAAACTCTCCATTTTCCGTtcttgtgacggcctcaaccccggggtcaggagttgacgtcaccaacaacaataataacaacgtaatataatccaaatcattaataatacataaccatgacccctttaccaagaccttttccaggtttaagtatgatttaggttacaactattacaaaaccgaCTTACCACAAACCATCCTAATGTAGCTAACCtaatacagcaactcatcagaccatccttggtccaacacaactacctcagaagAGCCTGACACAGAAGGAACTGGAGCTCTACCCTGACTACCACAGAAGAATCTCCTATGCATctgtaatacatatataaaatattctgcaagggtgagcaattaattgctcagcagtattattatatgaataacaagtaaaatgatttaagtaaagcagttataggaacaaaattcataacttgatagaaaacaagtaaaacatgtgtaaactggatatcaaaactagcatgcttttaacaaaacaaacgtagtagtgtgctgtgtaagtaccagagtccaattttagcatgctattcatatttataaaactACCGTATCAAGTACTTATACCCGTACGGGAAtaacaaagccaaatcagatacgtagtggatatgtgcagacaactgatcaggctatcaacaccggacgactccaactgccatcccatttacctgttccggaacttagagactagctaggtctctgacctgctggactaatcggttataatTTGCGTgtaaccgaattagcctcttacgccacctcaataggccccctggcctcaatgtatcccatatctgatcgttttatccagttttcaaaacacctgtacctatctcatttcaaaaccattcgtTTTAACCGCACATGTAAAACCAGTTCACAATCATTTTTATCcaagataggtacctttcgaagttacttttccccaaaacagatttaaaaCAATGATTTCttaactacaggggatacgtaacttaaaacatttctgttccattacgagattaaaatattagctattcatacgtatcgaaccataaaagaatgatcagggtacttgccttgcagagcctTACAACAATCACTGATTGATCTTGGATCGACTCGGACATTCGACTTTAttgccttactatcagactatcctggatccgactttgAAACCCAGGTtcttcgcttggaaccttgctgaACTTGTCAATCGAttactaggttatctttagtcgTACGTCAAATCTCGGTTCTCCGACTAAAGCCTACAGGAGTCAAATTACCCTAAGTTAGATGACCAgctatgcttgacatatcctcgctaggACTTCTACCCAAACCATAACAATTCTTGACTCGTAAATATACGTATTATTGCAACTCACATAACAATTAAGGATCAATATATTCACAACTCGGTTCAATAACCTTTGTCAGAAAATACGTATATCCGATATTTGTAAAGTAGGGTTCTTCACTGATTATAAAAAGTTTTATCACAACACACCAATACATTTCGTAAagtatttataattatatataattatatatgtacatatatattcgACTAGTAATCCCGATAATCACAGGATATGTTCCCGTACTTTCGAATTTAATTTCCGAAAATTCGGCAACAcatcctctgtttatcggccaACCCGTCGAACAATTTAACGCCAAATCACAATCACAACCAATCAATCACACAATCCAAAATTCCACAAATTCCAACCGCTGACTTatatcaactaattattattcatattttatatttttaactcATAGAACTCAGAAATTATTCATCATTGcccaccgttgactcaccgaagttcatcatcAACGGCGATACAATTTATTGGAGCCCGATATAGTACAAGTTCctaaataaattataccgattacTATAATTTTTTCCGCAACGAaaatttttatttcacgaatgtTATTCATTTATTTCCctgcagaaaataaaataaaaaatcaatttACAATAACCAAGCCCAATTGCATAAACAGGCCCAACAGTAGAGGACCGAAAAATCCGGCCCAAACTGCAAGCCCAAAGAACCAACCCAACAGCAACACAGAAGACAGGGGAACAGGGAAGCACGCGGCCACGCGCTGCCTGAACCAACACCACCAACACAACGCACACACAGCCacgacacacacacacacattcacAACGCACACACACAGACACTATACACACACAAGCAAATACATATctatatatagatatatacataCGAATAAGCAACAGGACCACCAAGCTCACCGGAAAAAAAAAGCGGCGGCGAGACCGGAGCAACAGGAAAGCCGGAGAGAAACGCCGGAAAAAGAGAAGGGAAAGAATGAGAGAAAGAAATGGGAAAAGGAAGAGATACAAAGGGAGAGATTTTGAGAGATTAAACCGAGAGAGAAATGGAGAGATGTGAGAGTTCAGCCGAGAGAGAGACAAAGGAAAAGGGA
It contains:
- the LOC141719063 gene encoding uncharacterized protein LOC141719063, translating into MKPAVERLVHDMEVLALDQHDNNVSEVMDRWIQTYKDYLQLRIKPNDNNEARTLRMKASRFTVVDDELFKKSSTGLLQRCLKKHEADMVLRDAHEGECGNHTNGRNLSLKILHLGYYWPTLR